The window GATCCTTCTGTTTGTAAAGGGCTTCTACCCGCTTAAAAAGTTTAGTATTTAAATAAATGGCATCGGTATTTGCAGTTAATTTAGGAGCTTCCTCTTCTTTAACCTTTTGCAATTCAGGATTGGTATTTGCACCTGTAAGCAGGTTAAAAACCATACTGGTACGATTCAGAAGTTGTCCGCTTTTTTCGATGGCTAAAATGGTATTTTCAAAACCGGGTGCTTCGGTCTGATCAGCAATTTTCTGGATTTCGTCCATTTGCTGCTTCATTCCTTCTTCCAGTGCCGGTTTAAAATCGCCGTTTTTTATTTTGTCGAAAGCAGGCGCCTGAAAGGCCAGTTCGCTTGCTTTAAAAAAAGGATTGGCCGATGAAAAGCTTTCACTGTTTTCTTCAGCATCTTTTTTGTTATTGCAAGCACCTAGAATGGCCAAGAAAGCCAGCATGGGTAAATAAGATACTTTTTTCATGAATATTTAAAAGTTAGGTTATCCATAAAAATAGTAATTTATACGCTGCAATTTTTAATAAACAAAACTGAGCTGAAACAAAAAAGCCATTTCGGTTAAGAAATGGCTTTAAAGTTTTATCTGTAACGAACTTGCTGTTGCTTATCCATCATGCCCATCTGATCTTTCATCTGTTTAATCTGATCGGCCAGCAATTTATTTTTATCTGCCTTTTTAGCTTCGGCCAGGTACATAGTTGCTTCGCGCTTGTTGCGTTTTGCCATTGCAATACCCGCTAAGCTTAATTTAGCCAGAGCAATATTATGGTCCATCTGCATCCCTAAACTCAACGCAGCCTTAAAATATTTTTCCGATTTCATTGGTGCAGTTCTGCTTTCAATTAAACCGACTAATAAGTTATAATAACCATGTTGCACTTTTATCAATTGGCTTTCGTAATTGGTTATGCGATCTAAAAACTGTTTCGCTTTAGGCATATTATCTTTTCTTAAAAACCATTGTGCCAAAAGCATGTTTTCATTAAAGAAATAAGTTACTAATACAATTATCCCCAACAAGATGGCAACAATGCCCCAAGGCCAGAAGCCGAAAACAAATAAAGCTATTGCACCACCCAATAAAGCAAACCCCGCAATTAATCTGATAATATTTGGCATAAATTCTATTCTAATTATTTTTTTTTGCAAATATCGTGTTTAAATGGCAGAATTTAGATTTTAAAACAATAATTTCATTAAAAATTTCAATCACCTAAAAAACCAGCTCGCAGCTATGAAAATCCTCCTTTCTATAACACTAATTATACTTGCCATGAATGTTTCTGCTCAAGAAGTCAATAAAAAAATCCACGATTCTGTTCATAATAAAGATATCCTGATCAATGCCTGTACGCGCGAAGGTATTACTACTTTCCCGGAGTTTAAAGAAATGTACGATCCGTTGTATAAAGCCTATATACCTGATGCTGCAACAATGATTGAACTGAAAAAACTCATCAAAAACGACAAGATTAAAATTGTTTTCGGCACCTGGTGCGGCGATAGCAAAGTGAATGTACCGAACTTCTTTAAAGTGCTGGATGATTTACATTTTAAACAAAAAAACGTAGAAATTATAGCTGTTGATGGCAACAAAAAGGCCGAAAATGGCATCCTCGATGGTTTAGAGATTTTAAGAGTACCTACCTTTATTGTTTATGATAAAAAAGGAAAAGAACTCGGAAGAATTATTGAGGGCCCCAAAACAACACTGGAAGGCGATTTACTGGCCATTTATCAGAAAAAGCCATAGTTGATGACTTATTAGACAATAGTTAATGGCTTGATAACGTTTGCCGGGCCATTGTCTATTAACCGTCAAGCAATTAGCATACTTACCAATCACATTTACCTATTACCTACAAAAACATGTCAGCAGCATTAGAACCAGGGTGGTTAGCCGTTTTAGAAGAAGAATTTGAGAAAGACTACATGATTAAGCTAAAGTCTTTTTTACAGGAAGAGAAACAGAAAGGTGCAACGGTTTATCCTAAGGGCACTGATATATTTAATGCGCTAAACACAACTCCATTTGATGAGGTGAAAGTGGTGATTTTAGGTCAGGATCCTTACCATGGTACTGGCCAGGCCCACGGACTTTCTTTTTCTGTACAACGTGGCGTTGCAGTACCACCCTCGCTAAAAAATATTTACAAGGAATTAGAAACGGATATAGAAGGTTTTAAATCGCCAGCTCACGGGAATTTAATCCATTGGGCAGAACAAGGGGTGCTGCTGTTAAATGCAACATTAACAGTACGTGCATCTGAGGCAGGTTCGCATCAAAACCGCGGCTGGGAGATCTTTACCGACGAAATTATTAAAGCTTTATCCGAGAAACGCGAGCATTTGGTTTTTCTTTTGTGGGGCAGATACGCTCAGCAAAAGGCAGCTTTAATTGATCAAAAGAAACACTACGTGCTTACTGCGGCACACCCCTCGCCTTTCTCGGCTTACAATGGCTTTTTCGGGTCAAAACACTTTTCGAAGGCCAACCAGCTATTGGTACAAAATAACCTGAAACCGATTGGTTGGAATTTGCCGGTATAATGAATACCTATTTTATCAGTGGTTTAGGAGCGGATAAGCGGATTTTTTCAAAGCTAAAGCTCAACGAGAAAATCAACATCATTCATATTGATTGGATAGATCCCAAGCAAAACGAAACACTTGCGGCTTATGCAGCGCGGTTGGGTGGGATTATAGATACCAGTCAGCCCTTTGCTTTAGTAGGTGTTTCGTTTGGCGGAATGATTGCAGTTGAAGTAGCAAAAATCTTAGCACCTATAGTAACAGTAATCATTTCCAGCACCATGATCAGTAGCCAGTTGCCGGGGCTTTACCGTTTCGCCGGCAAACTTGGATTACTAAAATTTATTCCTGCCAAACTTTTAAAGTCTTCGAATAAACTTACCCAAAATTACTATTTCGGCACCCGATCAGGCAGCGAGAAAGTATTATTAAGCAAAATCATAAAAGATACTGATCCGTATTTTTTAAAATGGGCAATTGGAAGTATACTGAGCTGGAAAAATGAAACAAGGCCTGAACGGATGTATCATATACACGGCACCCATGATAAAATTTTGTACAGTAAAACAGCACAACCCGATTTTGTAATCGAAAACGGAACCCACTTTATGGTTTACCAGAATGCAGTTGAGATTTCAGGAATTATAAACCAAATAATATTAAACACTAGTAAACATCATGCCGACCAGAAAGATATCTGATTCATTTCAGCCTCTCCACTGAAAAAAGCCCCTGAAATAAATTCAGGGTGACGACCGTGGTGTTATCACCATCCGTGAAATTGTTGCACCTGAGTAACTATCGGAATACAACGATTCGATTGTTATTAAAAGTGGTCGAGTTTAATACTCCAAAGGCACAATTGGCTCTTTCTTGGTAGTAGACATGATCATCATTGTTTGGAAGGTTTTAACCACCGAAATTTTACTGATCTTATCCATAATTAACCTTTCGTAAGCCTTAATATCTTTCACATAAACCTTCAATAAAAAATCAGCCTGTCCGGTAACGTGGTGGCATTCGGTGATTTCTTTAATCTGGTTTACTTCATCCAAAAAAATCTGAATGGTATTATTTTTATGAAAATCGAGCTGAATCTGAATAAAGGTCTTTATACCTAAACCCAGTTTTTCCTCATCTACCAAAGCATGGTAACTTTTAATATATCCAGCCATTTCCAGCTTGCGTACACGCTCTAAAGTTGGTGCAGGCGATAAACCAATTTCCTGTGATAATAGCAAATTGGTAATTCTTCCATTCTCTTGAAGAATTCTTAAAATTTTAAAGTCTATTTTATCTAATTCAGATGCCATAAAGTGTTAAAGGTATTTGAGAACACAAACATAACCAAATTATATTCTAAATTTTAACATAATTTATCATATATATTTTAAATAAAAATTTTTAGATTTACCTAAAAATTTAATTAGATACACATAAATGCAAAGTTATACCGAGGAGAACTATTTAAAGATCATTTACCACCTTGCTGAAAAGACTACTAACGTGCAAACGAACGCCATTGCAGAGCAAATGCAAACTAAACCAGCTTCGGTTACCGACATGATAAAAAAGCTGGCAGATAAAGGTTTGGTAGATTATATTAAATACCAGGGGGTTACTTTAACCGAAACAGGTAAGAATGCTGCAATAGATATTGTACGAAAACACCGTTTATGGGAAGTTTTCCTGGTTGACAAATTAAACTTTAAATGGGATGAGGTGCATGATGTAGCTGAAGAGCTGGAGCATATCAGGTCGATAGAATTGATTGAAAGACTGGATGAATTTCTGGGTTTCCCGAAAGCTGATCCACATGGCGACCCCATACCTGATAAAAACGGCCGTTTTGCCAAAACACAGTTTATCAAATTAATAGAATTAAAAGTTGGCGATTCGGGTACCATAACCGGTGTTAGCCAGCATAGCTCAGCTTTTTTAAAACATTTAGAGAAACTAGGCCTAACTCTGGGTAAACAGATAAAAATCAATGATGTTACCGATTTCGATGGTTCAGTAGAAATCCAGTTAGCAGATAAACAAGTTAATATTAGTAGGGAAGTTGCAAAACACATTTTAATTAGCAGTAATGGCAAAAACTGAATCGTTAAGTGAAGTACATCAAAGCGTAAATACAGATAAAAGAAAAGGCTGGCGAAGGATTTTATCATTTATTGGTCCGGCATACCTGATTAGCGTAGGCTATATGGACCCCGGAAACTGGGCAACCGATTTAGCCGGCGGTAGTAAGTTTGGTTACCAGCTGGTTTGGGTCTTACTCATGTCGAACCTTATTGCACTGCTTTTACAATCATTAAGTGCGCGTTTAGGTATTGTGCGTGGGCTCGATTTAGCGCAAGCTTCAAAACAAGCATATGCGCGCTGGGCAAATATCCCATTATTCGCGTTGGCACAAACAGCCATTATTGCCTGCGATCTGGCCGAAATTATTGGTATGGCCATTGGTTTACAGCTCCTTTTTGGTTTGCCGCTAATCTGGGGCATTTCGATAACCATATTCGATACCATGTTATTGCTTTTCCTGCTCAATAAGGGAATGCGTGCCATGGAAGGTTTTATTGTATCGATGGTGTTTATTGTGGGTATTTCGTTTTTAGTTGAAATGTTTATTGTAGAACCATCGTTAAGGGAGGTTGTTAAAGGTTTCGAACCCTCTATATTAACGGGCGATGCTTTGTATATTGCCATTGGGATTATTGGCGCTACGGTAATGCCCCATAACCTTTACCTGCATTCCTCGCTGGTGCAAACACGCAAAATAGAGCGCAGCAACAAAGGGATTAAAGAAGCCTTAAAATTTAACCTGATTGATACCACTGTGGCATTGAATCTCGCCTTCTTTGTAAATGCAGCCATCCTTATTTTAGCAGGAGCAGCCTTTTATAAGAACGGATTACACGAAGTTGCCGAAATACAGGATGCCCATAAACTGCTTTCGAATATTTTTGGCAATGTAGCCCCAACCCTCTTTGCCATTGCTTTAATAGCAGCCGGACAGAGCTCTACCGTTACCGGAACATTAGCCGGGCAAATAATTATGGAAGGCCATATTAATTTACGTATCCAGCCTTGGTTGCGAAGGTTAATTACCCGTTTACTGGCCATTATCCCAGCTTTCTTTACTATCTTACATTATGGCGAAGATGCTTTGGGTGGCCTACTGGTACTGAGCCAGGTGGTTTTGAGTTTACAGCTTGGTTTTGCCATCATCCCGCTAATTCACTTCACCTCTGATAAAAAACTGATGAAAGATTTTGCCATTAAACCCTGGGTAAAGGTATTGGCCTGGGCCAGTGCACTGGTAATTATCGCACTTAATGTAAAACTAGTAATTGAAGAAATTGGTGACTGGGCAAAAGACGCTAACAACTGGTGGATTTATGTGATCGTAATTCCCGCTCTAATCCTCGTTGTGCTACTTTTGTTATACGTTTTCTTCCATCCGATGATAGAAAGTAAAAGAAATGCAAGCAAACAACTTGTACCACATGGCAATGCGCTTGATATCGGTAAAATTGAAAAAATCAGCTACAAAAGGATTGGTATTGCGGTAGATTTTTCGAAAAACGATAGAAATACAATCAGACATGCCTTAATTCAAGGAGGGAAAGGTGCGCACTATTACTTAATACATGTAGTAGAAACTGCTGCTGCCCGTTATCTCGGCAAGGAAGTAATGGACCATGAAACGCAAAGCGATGCAGCAAACCTCGATAAATACATCGCTAATCTTGGCGATTTAGGCTACGATGCCACTCCATTTATTGGTTTTGGAAGCACTGCAAAAGCCATTGCCGATATCAGCAACGAAAACGAAATGGAGCTACTGGTAATGGGTGCCCACGGGCATAAAGGTCTTAAAGACCTTATTTTTGGCACTACAGTAGATTCGGTAAGACATAAGGTAAAAATACCGGTATTGATTATCAGGTAGGCGGGTTATTTACCCACTACCTTCATCATTTTTTTTATTCCGCCATCGCCCGATTCGTATAACAATAATTTACCTGCCGGTGAATATAAATACATTGCAGGATACTGTTTAGGCAAAAAGGTTGGGATAAACATGCGTTTTTTATCCTGCAGCACCAATACGTTTGGCTTGGTATTTAAGCCTTTAGCATACGAATTGAAAAACTGAGGGATAATATAACCTTCATCCATGGTAATCATGTAAATGTTTACATCTTTAAACTGGGTATAATTGGTATTCAGCAGCTTGCTTTCTCTCTGGCAGTGATCGCAGGTACAATCGAACAAAATGAAAAGGTTTTTCTTTCCCTGTTTAATATCTCCGTTTGAAAAAGCCTTTCCATCCAATTTATAAAAGGTAAACTGAGGCAGTAAGGTAGGCTGTTGTGCTTTTAACTGAACGGTGGTAGCAAGCAATAAGATTAAAAGTAGGTTTCTGAATTTCATTTTTGATAGTTAAAGTCCAAACTTAAATGAATAAATGCGAACATAATAATATATCATTAGCTTTTACAAACTGATGAAGATTTTTAACGGCCTGTATAGATTATCCGGTTTTAAAAAGCAGAAAACATATTTGAAAATAAAAGCAAGTTTTCCATGGCAATTGAAGCCCCGCCATAGGGAACAGGGGCCTGGGAAATGCAACTGAACGGTTTAAGTTCCATGCACCAGCCGAGGTTAAATAAACCCGCTTTCCCTCCTGTCAATTCCCTTCAAATTGGCAGGAGGGAAAGCGGGACTGAAGATACCAAAAGGGATAGCTGTACATTTCCCAATCACACCTCATTACCAAAAGAAGTCAAGTTTGAATATGCAAATCGCTATAAAACTTGACTTCTTTAAACTGTACAATTAAAAATTAAATTATCACGTCAATTTTTAAGATATTTGCAACCCGAAACTATAATTATACAATTGTATAATTATAGTAATTACATATACTTTATAAAATTTTGAAAAACGATATCAATATAAAAAATAAAAGAGCCTATTTCGATTACAACCTGATAGACAAGTATGTAGCCGGAATTGCCCTTTTAGGCACTGAAATAAAAGCGATCAGACAAGGAAAAGCCAACATGACTGATGCATTCTGCACGTTTATTGGGGGAATCCTATATGTACGCAACCTGCATGTTTCGGAATATAGCCACAGTTCCTTTTATCACCACGATATTAAACGCGACCGTGCACTATTACTGCAAAAGAAAGAACTCCGGAAATTAAAACTAAAAGGCGAAGAAAAGGGCTACACCATCGTTCCTTTACGCATTTTTATTAACGAAAGAGGTTTCGCCAAAATGGAAATTGCCTTAGCACAAGGTAAAAAGGAATTCGATAAACGCGATAGCATTAAAGATAGAGATACCAAACGGGAATTAGATAGGGCGTTGAAAAGGTAAGTTAGTTGGAAGTTGGGGGTTTGGAGTTGCGAGTCTACTCAAAACTCCAGCCTTATGACTCCAAACTTAATCACCACGCCTGGTCGCCTACTAAAGGCACAAACCTGAAAGTATCCAATACAATTTTCTCGTAATCGGTTTCACTTACACGGATTACAGTAACCATTTTCTGAGTTTGCTCATCTCCTACCGGAATAACAAGAATACCGCCAATTTTTAACTGTTTCAATAAGATTTCGGGAACCAACGGTGCGCCGGCGGTAACAATTATCTTATCATATGGCGCATGTTTGGCAATGCCTTTTGAACCATCGCCACAATAAAAAGTAGGCTTATACCCCATTCCTGGCAAAACCTGAATGGTTCTGTTATAAATATTCTCTTGTCTTTCAATTGTATAAACCTTGGCGCCCAGCTCCATTAAAATGCAGGTTTGATAGCCAGATCCTGTACCAATTTCGAGCACTTTATCTCCTTTTTTAATGTGTAGCAATTCGCTCTGATAAGCCACGGTATAGGGTTGCGAAATGGTTTGCCCATCGCCGATAGGAAAAGCAATATCTTTATAAGCCTGGTTCCAGAAAGTCTCGTCGAAAAAGAAATGACGGGGCACTTTGCCAATGGCTTTTAGTACGCTCTCATCTTCAATTCCGCGAGATCTCAACAACTCGACTAATTTTTTTCTAGCTCCCCGCTCCCTATAATTATCAACAAATTTATACGCCATGAAGTTTCAAAATTAGCCTTTTTAAATCGTGTTTCAAGAGAATTATAGAATTTAGCCTGGGATTAATGATTGAATACCTGAGTTAGAGAAGGATACATTATCAACATAAATTTACTGATTTTTGAATTAAAAAATGAGCGAAGGATGGAATTATAGAATGAGTGAATGCTTGAAGGATAGAATGAGTGAGTGCCTGAATAACCTTAACATTCAAAACTCAATCATTCAAAATCGATCATTCAAAACTTTCTAGTATGGATCAACATCTATCTGTGTAAAAACACCTTTAAACTCTTTGGTTGCATTAAACTCGGTTAATGTTTCGCGCAGGGCATCTTTAACCTTCTGAATAGCGGTATGCTTATCGGCTTTGATAATAATTTGTTTGATATAAAGATTGCGTACGCGGGTAACCAAAGGCTGCTCGGGACCTAAAACTCTTTTACCAAATTTTGCTTTAAGGATATTGGCCAGGGTTAATGCAGCATGATCGAGCACATGCGAATCTTTGTGTTTAATGTACAGGAATATCATCCTCGAAAAAGGGGGATACAAGAACTTTTCGCGTTCTGCAATTTCATCGTTGTACATCCCTTCGTAATCGTTGTTTACCACCTGCTTAATAATACGATTTTCGGCATCGTAAGTCTGGATGCACACATTTCCCTGATCGGCCCTACGCCCTGCCCTGCCCGCAACCTGCGCCAGCAACTGAAAACTTCGCTCGTAAGCCCTGAAATCGGGATAACCCAAAAGCGTATCGGCATTAATTACCCCGATCAAACTAAGGTTATCAAAATCCAATCCTTTGGCTACCATTTGGGTACCAATCAGAATGTCTGTTTTCTTTTCCTGGAAATCATTTAAAATCTGCTGAAGGCCGTTTTTGGTCCGGGTACTGTCCATATCCAAACGGGCAATGGTAACCTCCGGATACAGCAGCCTCAGCTCCTCTTCAATACGCTCGGTACCGAAGCCTTTTTGTTCAACATGCACAGAACCACAAGCAGGGCAAATGTTAACGCTGCTTTGCTGATAACCACAATAATGGCAATGTAATTTACCGCTGCTTTTATGATAGGTTAAACTTACATCGCAGTTAACACATTTGGGCGCATAACCACAGGTAGCGCAAATGAGAATGGTTGCATAACCCCTTCTGTTTTGAAACAACACAATTTGTTCTTTCTTCGAAAGCGCCAGATCAATATCTTTAATCAGCACACTCGAAAAATACGAACTCATCGTCTTTTTCTTGGTTTCTTCAGAGATGCTTACTACTTGCTGGTTAGGCAGTTGCACACCACCAAAACGCTCTTTCATTTCTACCAAACCATACTTACCTTGTAAGGCATTGTAATAACTTTCAAGTGATGGCGTAGCAGAGCCCAGCACTACCTTAGCCTGGTGCAGATATCCTAAATAAATAGCTGCATCTCTGGCCTGATAACGCGGCGCCGGATCGTATTGTTTATAAGAAGGTTCGTGTTCTTCGTCTACAACAATTAATTTAAGGTGCTGAAAAGGTAAGAAAACTGCCGAACGGGCTCCCAAAACTACCTTAAAAGCACCCGTCCTTACTTTATTCCAGATTTCGACCCTTTCGTTATTGTTAAATTTAGAATGGTATACCCCTATTGAATTGCCAAAATAGCGTTTTATCCGTTCTACAATTTGTGTAGTTAAGGCAATCTCAGGCAGGAGGAATAACACCTGGCCATCAGTATGCTGAATAATTTCTTCAATCAGCTTGATATATACTTGTGTTTTACCAGATGCAGTTACACCATGCAGCAATACCACTTCTTTTTCTTCAAAATAATGGTTAATCTGCGTTAAAGCCTGCTGCTGACCTTCATTCAACTCAAAATTAACGTTAAATGCTTCATCTTGGGCTGCCAACCGGCTAACTGGTCGCTTCATCACCACAAAAATATCTTTATCAGTAAGTGCCTTTAATGCCGCAGGTCCGCAATTACTCTCTTCTAAAAGTTGTTCTTTAGAGACTGGCAAATTCGATTTTTGCAGTTTAAGGTAGGCCAATAAAGCATCTAATTGCTTAGGCGCGCGGTCTAAAACATTAAAAAGCTGTTTTAAGTTTTCTTCGTCGCTGTAAAAATCGTTCAGCATTACGAACGATTTAAGCAGTGGTTTATATTTTTGGACCACTTCTTCTGCCACGAGCACCAGCATTTTATCTAACAACTGGTTAATTATAGGGTAAACGGTTTTTTGCCCCAGCAACTTGGAAACATCGTTAACGGTAAGTTTTTCCTGTTTTTTAAGTGCAGAAATAATTACTTCCTCTTTATCTGTAAGTTTAGTTTCTTCGTCGTAATCCTCGCGCAGGATCAGAATTGTTTCGCTGGCTAGCTTTAAGCTTGCAGGCAAAGCCGCAGCCATTACATCGCCCTCATTACACATGTAATAATTGGTCATCCAGGTCCAGAACTTAAGCTGGGTGGGCGTAATTACGGGTTCGTTATCAATTACATCAATAATATATTTTGCTTCGTAAACGGTAGGCGGAACGGTGGTAATACCACTAATTAAAGCGGTATATATGCGGTGTTTGCCAAACTGAACCACTACGCGTTTCCCGATAGCAATCTGCTCATTAAGATCAAAAGGTACACGATAGGTATAGTTTTTTGCCAGAGATAAGGGCAAAATAACTTCAACAAAAAGTGTTTCTCTTTCTGTAAATATATCGTTTTCGTAAGTATTCATTATTTATCTTTAAATGCTGCAAAAAAGAGCATTATCCATCCCAACACAAATAAAAGTCCGCCAATTGGTGTTAATGGACCAATAAACGAGGTAAACTCTAAGTGCGATATGCTACGGGTAGCTAACAAATACAGCGAGCCCGAAAAAAGTACAATCCCAAAAGTAAAGCAGAAGTAAGCAATATTGATCAGTTTATTGCGGTAACGCGCAAAGGTAGATAGATACAGCAATGCAAAAGTGTGGTAGAACTGGTAATCAACCCCTTTTTGCCAGATTTCAAGTGAAGGTGCATCTATCAAAGCTTTTAGGCCATGAGCGCCAAAGGCACCCA is drawn from Pedobacter sp. HDW13 and contains these coding sequences:
- a CDS encoding protein-L-isoaspartate(D-aspartate) O-methyltransferase, producing the protein MAYKFVDNYRERGARKKLVELLRSRGIEDESVLKAIGKVPRHFFFDETFWNQAYKDIAFPIGDGQTISQPYTVAYQSELLHIKKGDKVLEIGTGSGYQTCILMELGAKVYTIERQENIYNRTIQVLPGMGYKPTFYCGDGSKGIAKHAPYDKIIVTAGAPLVPEILLKQLKIGGILVIPVGDEQTQKMVTVIRVSETDYEKIVLDTFRFVPLVGDQAW
- a CDS encoding DUF423 domain-containing protein — its product is MNKRIILTASFFGVVAVLLGAFGAHGLKALIDAPSLEIWQKGVDYQFYHTFALLYLSTFARYRNKLINIAYFCFTFGIVLFSGSLYLLATRSISHLEFTSFIGPLTPIGGLLFVLGWIMLFFAAFKDK
- a CDS encoding metal-dependent transcriptional regulator — encoded protein: MQSYTEENYLKIIYHLAEKTTNVQTNAIAEQMQTKPASVTDMIKKLADKGLVDYIKYQGVTLTETGKNAAIDIVRKHRLWEVFLVDKLNFKWDEVHDVAEELEHIRSIELIERLDEFLGFPKADPHGDPIPDKNGRFAKTQFIKLIELKVGDSGTITGVSQHSSAFLKHLEKLGLTLGKQIKINDVTDFDGSVEIQLADKQVNISREVAKHILISSNGKN
- the ung gene encoding uracil-DNA glycosylase, producing MSAALEPGWLAVLEEEFEKDYMIKLKSFLQEEKQKGATVYPKGTDIFNALNTTPFDEVKVVILGQDPYHGTGQAHGLSFSVQRGVAVPPSLKNIYKELETDIEGFKSPAHGNLIHWAEQGVLLLNATLTVRASEAGSHQNRGWEIFTDEIIKALSEKREHLVFLLWGRYAQQKAALIDQKKHYVLTAAHPSPFSAYNGFFGSKHFSKANQLLVQNNLKPIGWNLPV
- the priA gene encoding primosomal protein N' is translated as MNTYENDIFTERETLFVEVILPLSLAKNYTYRVPFDLNEQIAIGKRVVVQFGKHRIYTALISGITTVPPTVYEAKYIIDVIDNEPVITPTQLKFWTWMTNYYMCNEGDVMAAALPASLKLASETILILREDYDEETKLTDKEEVIISALKKQEKLTVNDVSKLLGQKTVYPIINQLLDKMLVLVAEEVVQKYKPLLKSFVMLNDFYSDEENLKQLFNVLDRAPKQLDALLAYLKLQKSNLPVSKEQLLEESNCGPAALKALTDKDIFVVMKRPVSRLAAQDEAFNVNFELNEGQQQALTQINHYFEEKEVVLLHGVTASGKTQVYIKLIEEIIQHTDGQVLFLLPEIALTTQIVERIKRYFGNSIGVYHSKFNNNERVEIWNKVRTGAFKVVLGARSAVFLPFQHLKLIVVDEEHEPSYKQYDPAPRYQARDAAIYLGYLHQAKVVLGSATPSLESYYNALQGKYGLVEMKERFGGVQLPNQQVVSISEETKKKTMSSYFSSVLIKDIDLALSKKEQIVLFQNRRGYATILICATCGYAPKCVNCDVSLTYHKSSGKLHCHYCGYQQSSVNICPACGSVHVEQKGFGTERIEEELRLLYPEVTIARLDMDSTRTKNGLQQILNDFQEKKTDILIGTQMVAKGLDFDNLSLIGVINADTLLGYPDFRAYERSFQLLAQVAGRAGRRADQGNVCIQTYDAENRIIKQVVNNDYEGMYNDEIAEREKFLYPPFSRMIFLYIKHKDSHVLDHAALTLANILKAKFGKRVLGPEQPLVTRVRNLYIKQIIIKADKHTAIQKVKDALRETLTEFNATKEFKGVFTQIDVDPY
- a CDS encoding redoxin domain-containing protein, with amino-acid sequence MKFRNLLLILLLATTVQLKAQQPTLLPQFTFYKLDGKAFSNGDIKQGKKNLFILFDCTCDHCQRESKLLNTNYTQFKDVNIYMITMDEGYIIPQFFNSYAKGLNTKPNVLVLQDKKRMFIPTFLPKQYPAMYLYSPAGKLLLYESGDGGIKKMMKVVGK
- a CDS encoding alpha/beta hydrolase, which produces MNTYFISGLGADKRIFSKLKLNEKINIIHIDWIDPKQNETLAAYAARLGGIIDTSQPFALVGVSFGGMIAVEVAKILAPIVTVIISSTMISSQLPGLYRFAGKLGLLKFIPAKLLKSSNKLTQNYYFGTRSGSEKVLLSKIIKDTDPYFLKWAIGSILSWKNETRPERMYHIHGTHDKILYSKTAQPDFVIENGTHFMVYQNAVEISGIINQIILNTSKHHADQKDI
- a CDS encoding DUF2892 domain-containing protein; translation: MPNIIRLIAGFALLGGAIALFVFGFWPWGIVAILLGIIVLVTYFFNENMLLAQWFLRKDNMPKAKQFLDRITNYESQLIKVQHGYYNLLVGLIESRTAPMKSEKYFKAALSLGMQMDHNIALAKLSLAGIAMAKRNKREATMYLAEAKKADKNKLLADQIKQMKDQMGMMDKQQQVRYR
- a CDS encoding Nramp family divalent metal transporter, which translates into the protein MAKTESLSEVHQSVNTDKRKGWRRILSFIGPAYLISVGYMDPGNWATDLAGGSKFGYQLVWVLLMSNLIALLLQSLSARLGIVRGLDLAQASKQAYARWANIPLFALAQTAIIACDLAEIIGMAIGLQLLFGLPLIWGISITIFDTMLLLFLLNKGMRAMEGFIVSMVFIVGISFLVEMFIVEPSLREVVKGFEPSILTGDALYIAIGIIGATVMPHNLYLHSSLVQTRKIERSNKGIKEALKFNLIDTTVALNLAFFVNAAILILAGAAFYKNGLHEVAEIQDAHKLLSNIFGNVAPTLFAIALIAAGQSSTVTGTLAGQIIMEGHINLRIQPWLRRLITRLLAIIPAFFTILHYGEDALGGLLVLSQVVLSLQLGFAIIPLIHFTSDKKLMKDFAIKPWVKVLAWASALVIIALNVKLVIEEIGDWAKDANNWWIYVIVIPALILVVLLLLYVFFHPMIESKRNASKQLVPHGNALDIGKIEKISYKRIGIAVDFSKNDRNTIRHALIQGGKGAHYYLIHVVETAAARYLGKEVMDHETQSDAANLDKYIANLGDLGYDATPFIGFGSTAKAIADISNENEMELLVMGAHGHKGLKDLIFGTTVDSVRHKVKIPVLIIR
- a CDS encoding thioredoxin family protein gives rise to the protein MKILLSITLIILAMNVSAQEVNKKIHDSVHNKDILINACTREGITTFPEFKEMYDPLYKAYIPDAATMIELKKLIKNDKIKIVFGTWCGDSKVNVPNFFKVLDDLHFKQKNVEIIAVDGNKKAENGILDGLEILRVPTFIVYDKKGKELGRIIEGPKTTLEGDLLAIYQKKP
- the smpB gene encoding SsrA-binding protein, with the translated sequence MKNDINIKNKRAYFDYNLIDKYVAGIALLGTEIKAIRQGKANMTDAFCTFIGGILYVRNLHVSEYSHSSFYHHDIKRDRALLLQKKELRKLKLKGEEKGYTIVPLRIFINERGFAKMEIALAQGKKEFDKRDSIKDRDTKRELDRALKR
- a CDS encoding Lrp/AsnC family transcriptional regulator; its protein translation is MASELDKIDFKILRILQENGRITNLLLSQEIGLSPAPTLERVRKLEMAGYIKSYHALVDEEKLGLGIKTFIQIQLDFHKNNTIQIFLDEVNQIKEITECHHVTGQADFLLKVYVKDIKAYERLIMDKISKISVVKTFQTMMIMSTTKKEPIVPLEY